The genomic stretch TTTTGCTACTCTCAATATTCTTTTCTTGTTATCAAATGGTTTTCCGCATCTTCTACATTTAACTATTTCATCCTCAGTTAAAATATAAGAGTAATCCTCATTTAAGCTTTGATAGTTATAATCTTTTAGAATATATATTGCACCCTCCTCACATAAATTTACACACATATTACATCCTACGCAATTAGCTGGACTAAATTTAATGTATACTTTACTTTCTTTTATTTCATACTCTAAAGCTTTAGTTGGGCATCTTCTTACGCATACACCACATAATGTACACTCCTCAGTTATTACTGCTCTATAAGCATGAATATCTATTACTGCTTTTCCTTCAACTCTTAAAGATGTAACTACTTTCGTATAATCTTTTCTCTTAATACCACTTAAATTAATACTAGGCTTTTCTTTTGGTATTTTTTCTTTAACTTCATCAAATATTGACATAGTTTTTTCAGCAATCTTTTTATTTACACATTCATCATTAGAGCAAAAGAGCTCTACATCATATAGTGACTGCAATATAAATAATTCTTCGGGTCCCAGAACTCCTATACATGGTACTATAAGGTCCGCATCTCTGCAACTTACCTTAATTTTCTCTCCTTTATTTCTAAACTTAGTAAGTAATGTTATTGCAGACCAATTGGGGTAGGATAAGTTAATGGCCCCAATAGGGCAAGAAGATGTACATAATCCACAGTTAGTACATTTTTCTGCATTTATAGATATTTTTCCATCAACAATATTAATTGCATTAAAAGGACAACTTGTAACACATTGAATGCATCCAAATGGTGCTAAACAATTTTCGTTAACTATAGGTGATTTTACGAATTTTTCAGTCATTTTTCCAGTCAATAACGTTCTAGCACTAGTTGTTTTTTCTGTCAGAGCAAAATTTAGTTCAATAGCCTTAGTAATTATATCTTTAGGCTCAGGTTTAGCTTGAAAATATGCGCAATCTAATTTTTCGTCCTTGCCTACTAAGATAAAAGGTTCAGAATCGCACGTAATCTCATTAACAATTTCTATTTTAGGCTTAGGCAAGTATATAGGCCAAATACTCATTACTTCTTTTGCGATCTCTTCCGCGTTGTTTAATCTATAGAATTTTATTTTCATATGCTAGACCTCCTTTTTTATGCATTTTAAAGCTTCAGATAGGAAATCTCCTAGAATAGTAAAGTATGATAAGTTGCTTTTCTTTAAATTTTCTGCTAATTGCGGTACCCAATTATCTATATGGCTTTCCATAAAATACTCAAGTATCTCGTTAACCTGATTGTTCCCTATAGCTTTATTGAAATATAAGAACGACAGGAACCCTAATTCCACTGGTAGTAAATCTGGCTCCTCTTTCGGATCTACACCAAGTTTATTGTAAATACTTCTGAGTTCACTTGCTATAACTAGATCGTAATATCCTTGCCTGTTTATACTCTCATATAAAGATAAGTGCAAATTATATGGTTTATCTAATTCTACGAATTGTATTTCTATTTCAGTTAATTTATCTATATTATCAATCGAATATATGAATTTTTTCGATTCTTCAAATTTTTTAATAGTATTTTCATCACAAAAAATAGTTATTAAATCTTCTACTTTCCTAGCTCTCTCTTTTAAATCTTGTACATCTCTTAGTTTATAGGGATAATGAAATGCTTCTGCTAAAAAATCTAATAGTAAATGTTTAAAAAAAGATAAATTATCTTTAATTTCTATTTGCATGATTCTCACAACGGTAATACATTTTTCTCATTTCTCTTATATCCTCTCAAATCATCTACAGTTAATCCTAGTTTCTGAGCGTCTTTCATAACATTTTGGGGTGCATTATCAATTGCTCCAGTCCTCTCAGCAAATCTCTCTTCTAATGGTAATTCTGCCTCATTATGAAAAGGTCCTTTAGAAACTCCTCTTATCGGTAGATATTCCTCCTCTGGTTTAGTTCCATACTGTTCGCCGAGAACGAAACCTCCATACTCTGAAACAATTCTGCTAACTTCACTATTAGGATCGCTAAGATCTCCAAATATTCTAGCTCCTGCTGGACATCCTCTTACACACGCTGGAATTCTTTCATATTCTGGGAGTGATTCGTCATAAAGTCTATCTACACATAATATGCATTTTTTGCTTACACCTTCTACTGGGTCAAAATCTATATTTCCATATGGGCATGCGTTTATACAGTATCTAAATCCTTGACATATCTCATAGTCTATCACAACGACTCCGTCAACTAGTCTTTTATATATTGCTCCAGTAGGACACACTTTTACACATGGTGCATCTTCACAATGGAAACAGCTAATTGGTATAGGTATAGTTCTTACGTTAGGATATTCACCTTCTTCGGTTCTAATGACTCTCATAAAATATAATGAATAGGGTTCTGCTCCCCATGGGTCTAAATCTGTCATTGGTCCAAATATTGAACTAGTATGCCAAGATTTACAATTAAGCTGGCAAGCATTACAACCAAAACATTTGTTTAAATCAGTTATTATAACTAATTTATGCAGGGGTTTGGATGTAGACATTTTTTCACCTCTTTTCTTTTTTTTAAAAAAAGAATTAACTTGAATTATTCAAAGGTCTAATCACTTGCTTTTGTTTTTGCCATGAATAGTATGTCTGATTCACTGAGTACCATGTTAGTCCTATCTCCTCTGGTGTCTTATATGCATTATACTGCATATATGGTAAGTTCGGTGGCTGATTATACGGTGCTTGTGCAGGAGTCAGTACATAGGGATCTGATAATCCGTAGCTTACAGTGTAATTGCCTTTACCTAATATAGAACTTATCTTAACCCTTAAATCTCCCCATGAGGTTTTTCCAGTAAACGGATCATAGTTTAATAGTGCTGGATTTGGTCCTTGTTTTCCTATTAATACATCTTTATTTAGGTTATTATAATCCGTTGGACTCGCCCCTCCTAGACTTGGAGGTAGTACCATAGAGTAGATGTCATTAAACATTATGGATATAGTAGCTTCTGGGCTATTTGGCGGAATCGCTAATGTACCTGGACGTATATTCTTTGCCTTCCAATACCATATTACTCCAGGCCTTGTTGTTTCATCACAAATTACTATTGCTCTTGCTTTTTCTCCAGTCCAAGATTCAAACTCAACCCAATCGAAGTCTGTTATCCCGTATTTCTTGCAATCTTCGGTACTCATAAATACTGGTGTGAATCTTAATAATGGTCTTAACCACGGGTTATGATTCTCCCAATGATGATAGAACCATGGTGTTACATGTCTGTGCTCAGTTAATAATGGATATTCGCTTGGATTATCTCCGTCCGTAGTCCATGATAATGGTAGGTACCACTTAGGAATAGGCCAGAACGCTATCCTCTTAATCCTGGCTATATACTCTCCGTATTGGTCATTTGGTACATTAGCATTGCTTTGAGCTAATTGTAAATAGTTTTGGTCTCCAGTCTTTTTATACACATAATAGAAGTAAGCATTATATCCATTCCACATTCTATATGCAGCTAATCTAAATCTAGCTATAACTTCTGAGTATATTTGTACAATTATAGGTTTAACATAAGGTATTAATCCCATACTATGGGCCCATTCAAGGTAGTACTTGTTTACATGACGATAATATCTTATGTTTATTGGCAATTCGTATTCTCCTTCTGCATGTCCTATTTTTTGGGTGCCTTTAGGTATAAAGGATGGTAGTTCACCGTTTGTTACTGGAAGCTCTTGCAAACCTGGATAAGACTTAGAATTTCCATATTTATATGCAAGTATCTTACCTGGGTATATGTATAGGTTTACTTGATTGGGATTAGGGTCTCCTTTACAACACTGAGTTCCATCTTTTCCTCTACCTGCTATTAACATTCCTACGCCTGGTGCTATTTGCCATTTCCATAAGAAATCTCCAAAACCATTAGGATATTTTGGACTTCCATCTGGATTAGCGAATGCTGACAATCCCAATAAGTAACCTATTTCTATTTCCACATCACTAAATGGTCTTGAATCAAACAATGGTGGCAATATAG from Sulfolobus sp. S-194 encodes the following:
- a CDS encoding 4Fe-4S binding protein, with translation MKIKFYRLNNAEEIAKEVMSIWPIYLPKPKIEIVNEITCDSEPFILVGKDEKLDCAYFQAKPEPKDIITKAIELNFALTEKTTSARTLLTGKMTEKFVKSPIVNENCLAPFGCIQCVTSCPFNAINIVDGKISINAEKCTNCGLCTSSCPIGAINLSYPNWSAITLLTKFRNKGEKIKVSCRDADLIVPCIGVLGPEELFILQSLYDVELFCSNDECVNKKIAEKTMSIFDEVKEKIPKEKPSINLSGIKRKDYTKVVTSLRVEGKAVIDIHAYRAVITEECTLCGVCVRRCPTKALEYEIKESKVYIKFSPANCVGCNMCVNLCEEGAIYILKDYNYQSLNEDYSYILTEDEIVKCRRCGKPFDNKKRILRVAKLLNKPIEELEYCNECKQLITSEDILKNWKAKFGEIRRSKT
- a CDS encoding 4Fe-4S dicluster domain-containing protein; the protein is MSTSKPLHKLVIITDLNKCFGCNACQLNCKSWHTSSIFGPMTDLDPWGAEPYSLYFMRVIRTEEGEYPNVRTIPIPISCFHCEDAPCVKVCPTGAIYKRLVDGVVVIDYEICQGFRYCINACPYGNIDFDPVEGVSKKCILCVDRLYDESLPEYERIPACVRGCPAGARIFGDLSDPNSEVSRIVSEYGGFVLGEQYGTKPEEEYLPIRGVSKGPFHNEAELPLEERFAERTGAIDNAPQNVMKDAQKLGLTVDDLRGYKRNEKNVLPL
- a CDS encoding molecular chaperone TorD family protein, encoding MQIEIKDNLSFFKHLLLDFLAEAFHYPYKLRDVQDLKERARKVEDLITIFCDENTIKKFEESKKFIYSIDNIDKLTEIEIQFVELDKPYNLHLSLYESINRQGYYDLVIASELRSIYNKLGVDPKEEPDLLPVELGFLSFLYFNKAIGNNQVNEILEYFMESHIDNWVPQLAENLKKSNLSYFTILGDFLSEALKCIKKEV